Proteins encoded together in one Lathyrus oleraceus cultivar Zhongwan6 chromosome 5, CAAS_Psat_ZW6_1.0, whole genome shotgun sequence window:
- the LOC127084533 gene encoding zinc finger CCCH domain-containing protein 66 gives MCNGSNRKPSQTGLIRGHEYERQEELQHEVSDLLLFSATDDVIAFKEAVEKDNHDVNEVGLWYGRRIGSKEMGYEERTPLMIASLFGSKAVLFYILETGHVDVNQACGSDRATALHCAVSGCSASSSEVIKFLLDASAHVNSVDANGNRCIDLIVMMPNSISCSKKRLLQAILEGTDDDCDFLKEVCSQMEKQQQDIGTPRIEKKDYPIDLSLPDINNGIYSTDEFRMFIFKVKPCSRAYSHDWTECPFVHPGENARRRDPMTYQYTCVPCPEFRKGSCSKGDACEYAHGIFECWLHPAQYRTRLCKDETECTRRVCFFAHKPEELRPLYASTGSALPSPISYSNSPTASSMDYFTLSSPSSSTQSMSTPPLTPSAASSPAGGTMWPTQSHAAVPTLQLPRSRLKTALNARDDTEFLELENRLMQKLMVEEMTGLSFPSNKLAGLNPSNLEDILGSQIQSPTSTHVHPNVTQQLWGFSSDLTNSKVIGSPQITVYPSMNSKNDALLKRSQSFIERSSMASFSSELPSANSVAMEPYTNISGWGSPDGKLDWSIREDELNKMRKSYSFGFRNQLSNSRMVGQNADEEDQLISQESWVNSLVKDAPTVQWDQY, from the coding sequence aTGTGCAACGGTTCGAATAGAAAACCCTCTCAAACTGGTTTGATTAGGGGTCATGAATATGAAAGACAAGAAGAACTGCAGCATGAGGTTTCTGATTTGCTTCTGTTTTCAGCCACAGATGATGTTATTGCTTTTAAAGAGGCTGTTGAAAAAGACAATCATGATGTCAATGAGGTAGGCTTGTGGTATGGAAGGAGGATTGGCTCAAAGGAAATGGGATATGAAGAGAGGACACCTCTCATGATTGCTTCCTTATTTGGAAGCAAGGCTGTATTGTTTTATATTCTCGAAACCGGCCATGTCGATGTTAACCAAGCGTGTGGATCGGATAGGGCTACTGCTCTTCACTGTGCTGTTTCTGGTTGTTCTGCTTCTTCTTCTGAGGTTATCAAGTTTTTGCTTGATGCATCTGCACATGTTAATTCTGTTGATGCGAATGGTAACCGGTGCATTGACTTGATTGTCATGATGCCTAATAGTATCTCCTGTTCAAAGAAGAGGTTACTACAAGCCATACTAGAAGGTACTGATGATGACTGTGATTTCCTTAAGGAAGTATGTTCCCAAATGGAGAAGCAGCAACAAGATATAGGTACACCTCGAATTGAGAAGAAAGATTATCCCATTGATCTATCCCTACCCGACATAAATAATGGAATATATAGTACGGATGAGTTTAGGATGTTTATATTTAAAGTGAAGCCTTGTTCAAGGGCTTATTCTCATGATTGGACGGAGTGTCCCTTTGTTCATCCAGGGGAAAATGCAAGGCGCCGTGATCCGATGACATATCAATACACATGTGTCCCTTGTCCTGAGTTTCGGAAGGGATCATGCAGTAAAGGGGATGCTTGTGAATATGCACATGGTATTTTTGAGTGCTGGCTTCATCCTGCTCAATACAGAACAAGGCTTTGTAAGGATGAGACCGAATGCACCCGAAGAGTCTGCTTTTTTGCACACAAACCCGAGGAGCTTCGCCCATTGTATGCTTCTACTGGTTCTGCTTTGCCTTCACCTATATCCTATTCCAATTCACCCACTGCTTCTTCCATGGATTATTTCACATTGAGCTCTCCGTCCAGTTCGACACAATCCATGTCGACACCGCCTTTGACTCCATCTGCAGCGTCATCTCCTGCAGGTGGAACCATGTGGCCGACTCAGTCTCATGCTGCAGTTCCTACACTTCAGTTGCCGAGAAGCAGATTGAAAACTGCATTGAATGCTAGAGATGATACTGAATTTCTCGAACTTGAAAATCGCCTTATGCAGAAGCTAATGGTTGAAGAGATGACAGGTCTTTCATTCCCTTCAAATAAGCTTGCAGGACTGAATCCTTCTAACCTCGAAGACATTCTCGGTTCTCAGATACAATCTCCAACATCAACTCATGTGCATCCGAATGTGACTCAGCAACTTTGGGGATTTTCTTCTGACCTTACCAATTCAAAAGTGATTGGATCACCACAGATCACTGTTTATCCGTCTATGAATTCAAAAAATGATGCCCTGTTGAAACGAAGCCAGAGCTTTATCGAGCGCAGCAGCATGGCGAGCTTTAGTTCTGAGCTTCCTTCTGCTAACTCAGTTGCTATGGAGCCATATACTAACATCTCTGGTTGGGGTTCCCCTGATGGAAAACTAGACTGGTCCATCCGTGAGGATGAACTGAATAAGATGAGAAAGTCTTATTCTTTTGGCTTTCGAAACCAACTCAGCAATTCAAGAATGGTTGGACAAAATGCTGATGAGGAAGATCAATTAATAAGCCAGGAGTCCTGGGTTAATTCACTAGTGAAGGATGCACCAACAGTGCAATGGGATCAATATTGA
- the LOC127084534 gene encoding zinc finger CCCH domain-containing protein 66-like, with product MCNGSNRKLSQTGLIRGHEYEREEELQHEVSDLLVFSATDDVIAFKEAVEKDNHDVNEVGLWYGRRIGSKEMGYEERTPLMIASLFGSKAVLFYILETGRVDVNQGCGSDRATALHCAVSGCSAASSEVIKLLLDASADVNSVDANGNRCIDLIVMMPNSISGSKKRLLQAILEGTDDDCDFLKEVCFQMEKQQQDIGTPRTEKKDYPIDLSLPDINNGIYSTDEFRMFIFKVKPCSRAYSHDWTECPFVHPGENARRRDPMSYQYTCVPCPEFRKGSCSKGDACEYAHGIFECWLHPAQYRTRLCKDETECTRRVCFFAHKPEELRPLYASTGSALPSPISYSNSPTASSVDYFTLSSPSSSTQSMSTPPLTPSAASSSVGGTMWPTQSHAAVPTLQLPRSRLKTALNARDDTEFLEHENRLMQKLMIEEMTDLSFPSNRLAGVNPANLEDILGSQIQSPTSIHVHPNVIQQLWGFSSNLTNSNVIGSPQITVDPSTNSKNDALSKRSQSFIERSSMASFSSMEPYTNFSGWSSPDGKLDWSIRGDELNKMKKSYSFGFRNQLSNSTMVAQNVDDQDVLLSQESWVSSLVKDAPTVQWDQYCVEV from the coding sequence aTGTGCAACGGATCAAATAGAAAACTCTCTCAAACTGGTTTGATTAGGGGTCATGAATATGAAAGAGAAGAAGAATTGCAGCATGAGGTTTCTGATTTGCTTGTGTTTTCAGCCACAGATGATGTAATTGCTTTTAAAGAGGCTGTTGAAAAAGACAATCATGATGTCAATGAGGTAGGCTTGTGGTATGGAAGGAGGATTGGCTCAAAGGAAATGGGATATGAAGAGAGGACACCTCTCATGATTGCTTCCTTATTTGGAAGCAAGGCTGTATTGTTTTATATTCTCGAAACCGGTCGTGTTGATGTTAACCAAGGGTGCGGATCGGATAGGGCTACTGCTCTTCATTGTGCCGTTTCTGGTTGTTCTGCTGCTTCTTCTGAAGTTATCAAGCTTTTGCTTGATGCATCTGCAGATGTTAATTCTGTTGATGCGAATGGTAACCGGTGCATTGACTTGATTGTCATGATGCCTAATAGTATCTCCGGTTCCAAGAAGAGATTACTACAAGCCATACTAGAAGGTACTGATGATGACTGTGATTTCCTTAAGGAAGTGTGTTTCCAAATGGAGAAGCAGCAACAAGATATCGGTACACCTCGAACTGAGAAGAAAGATTATCCGATTGATCTATCCCTACCCGACATAAATAATGGAATATATAGTACGGATGAGTTTAGGATGTTTATATTCAAAGTGAAGCCTTGTTCAAGGGCTTATTCTCATGATTGGACAGAGTGTCCCTTTGTTCATCCAGGGGAAAACGCAAGGCGCCGTGATCCGATGTCATATCAATACACATGTGTCCCTTGTCCTGAGTTTCGGAAGGGATCATGCAGTAAAGGGGATGCTTGTGAATATGCACATGGTATTTTTGAGTGCTGGCTTCATCCTGCTCAATACAGAACAAGGCTTTGTAAGGATGAGACCGAATGCACCCGAAGAGTCTGCTTTTTTGCACACAAACCCGAGGAGCTTCGCCCATTGTATGCTTCTACTGGTTCTGCTTTGCCTTCGCCTATATCCTATTCCAATTCACCTACTGCTTCTTCCGTGGATTATTTCACATTGAGCTCTCCGTCCAGTTCGACACAATCCATGTCGACACCGCCTTTGACTCCATCTGCAGCGTCATCTTCTGTAGGTGGAACCATGTGGCCGACTCAGTCTCATGCTGCAGTTCCTACACTTCAGTTGCCGAGAAGCAGATTGAAAACTGCCTTGAACGCTAGAGATGATACTGAATTTCTCGAACATGAAAATCGCCTTATGCAGAAGCTAATGATTGAAGAGATGACAGATCTTTCATTCCCTTCAAATAGGCTTGCAGGTGTGAATCCTGCCAACCTCGAAGACATTCTCGGTTCTCAGATACAATCTCCAACATCAATTCATGTGCATCCGAATGTGATTCAGCAACTTTGGGGCTTTTCTTCTAACCTCACAAATTCAAATGTGATTGGATCACCACAGATCACCGTTGATCCGTCTACAAATTCAAAAAATGATGCTCTGTCAAAGCGTAGCCAGAGCTTTATTGAGCGCAGCAGCATGGCGAGCTTTAGTTCTATGGAGCCATATACAAACTTCTCTGGTTGGAGTTCCCCTGATGGAAAATTAGACTGGTCCATCCGTGGTGATGAACTGAATAAGATGAAAAAGTCTTATTCTTTCGGCTTTCGAAATCAACTTAGCAATTCAACAATGGTTGCACAAAATGTTGATGATCAAGATGTATTATTAAGCCAGGAATCATGGGTTAGTTCACTTGTGAAGGATGCTCCAACAGTGCAATGGGATCAGTATTGTGTTGAAGTGTAA